In Nitrososphaerales archaeon, the DNA window AGAACATCAAACCTGCCTGTAACTTCAGCGATTTCCCTGACCTCTGGCACCTTGAACAATTCTGCCAAAACATTATCCCTTAGTTTAGAGTCCATGCTTATGCCTATTATAGCCTTAACATTGAATCCGAGAGTTTCGTCGTTAACAACGATCGTGAATTTCTTGATCAAGCCACGTTTCACTAGCCTCTTGATCCTGCTGTAAACAACGGAGGAGTTAACATTAATCTTCTTACTCATCCTTGGAACTGAAATACTTGCGTCTTTTACAAGTTCTGCAAGGATTTTCATATCTAAATCATCAATTCTTTCCAAATGTTTCGCCTATTTTATGTAGTAAAAAGAAGTTAATAAACTTATTTTGCAAAAATATTGTAAATTTTTATAAAATCACATATAATTTTGCTGCTTGATCAGCTCCGCGAGCAGCACAGCACCCCTGGCCGATCCCATCTTCTCGTTATGCGACAGGAGAACGTATTTTATGCCATTTTCAAATGCGGGGTCCTTCCTAAGCCTGCCAACGACAGTTGTCATGCCGTCATTCATGGTTCTATCCAACCTTGGCTGCGGCCTTGTAGGATCGTCATGCACATGGATGTATTCTGGCGGTGCGGTAGGCAAACCCTTGATACCCACGTTTTCTGAATATCTCTGCATCGATCTCTTAACATCATCAGGTGCGCAAGGTCTTTCTGTTTCAACAAATACAGCTTCTGTATGCCCATCAAGGACAGCGGCTCTTGTGCATGTGCAGCTCACCTTCATATCAGCTGGCCTTATTGAACCATTGGCGAGGGTGCCAAGAATCTTAATAGTCTCTGTTTGCACCTTTTCCTCCTCCTTTGGAATGTATGGTATGATGTTGTCAAAAATGTCCAATGCTGCAACGCCTGGCGTTCTCCCTGCGCCCGATACCGCCTGCATAGATGTCATGAAAACACGTTTTATGCCAAAATCATCTAGGATAGGTTTGAGCGTGATAGCCATACCCGTTGTTGTGCAATTTGGTAAGGGGGTAATGAATCCCTTCCACCCCCTGTTCTTTCTCTGAATATCAATGAGCTCAACATGATCATTATTTATTCCCGGGATGAGTATAGGTACATCGTTCTCGTACCTAAAGGCGGCTGCAGTGCTAATAACTGGGACAGCTCTAGCAAACTTTGGTTCTATGACCTTGGCGTCATCGGCCTCTATAGCAGTAAAGACAAGGTCAACATCCTGCGGTTTTATATCACTAACGCTTTCTACCATCATATCCTTCGCATACTCTGGAACAGGTTCATGCTGGTGCCACTTCATCACTCCTATAGTATTGTCATGGATGGCATCGATGTACTTCTTGCCAGCAGAACGCTCTGAGGCTGCCAAATGCCTTACCTCGAACCACGGGTGTTTGTGAAGCGAGACTATGAACTCCTGTCCCACTACGCCAGTTGCACCTATTATTGCCACACGGAGCATATGGTCATTTCAAGCAAGTACGCATTTAATAATTGTTTATAAGCAAATACCATGTTCTGACACGCACGTACTAGGATCAGACGCATGAGGGCAATGGCCTTATTATAACGGTTAAGAATCAATGCAAAGACATGCTGCCTTCTGCATGCACATGGATTAAAATGTTATAATCAAGTGGGAACAATTGATCTTGTGATGGCGTGGACACTTGCAAGGGAGGAGTTCTCCTATTACATATACGATGAAAATGTAAAGCCCATAGGGTACTTTAGACCTGACTATACCACCTCGGCAGAAGACAAGATA includes these proteins:
- a CDS encoding Lrp/AsnC family transcriptional regulator, with protein sequence MERIDDLDMKILAELVKDASISVPRMSKKINVNSSVVYSRIKRLVKRGLIKKFTIVVNDETLGFNVKAIIGISMDSKLRDNVLAELFKVPEVREIAEVTGRFDVLITVAARALDEMHQLISDKIGRIEGVQKTETFVEMKKTVKEPQYSTAVQAIAK
- the asd gene encoding aspartate-semialdehyde dehydrogenase — encoded protein: MLRVAIIGATGVVGQEFIVSLHKHPWFEVRHLAASERSAGKKYIDAIHDNTIGVMKWHQHEPVPEYAKDMMVESVSDIKPQDVDLVFTAIEADDAKVIEPKFARAVPVISTAAAFRYENDVPILIPGINNDHVELIDIQRKNRGWKGFITPLPNCTTTGMAITLKPILDDFGIKRVFMTSMQAVSGAGRTPGVAALDIFDNIIPYIPKEEEKVQTETIKILGTLANGSIRPADMKVSCTCTRAAVLDGHTEAVFVETERPCAPDDVKRSMQRYSENVGIKGLPTAPPEYIHVHDDPTRPQPRLDRTMNDGMTTVVGRLRKDPAFENGIKYVLLSHNEKMGSARGAVLLAELIKQQNYM